A single window of Pogona vitticeps strain Pit_001003342236 chromosome 11, PviZW2.1, whole genome shotgun sequence DNA harbors:
- the CDX4 gene encoding homeobox protein CDX-4, which produces MYPGSIRCNNSNTSSNNLPAQNFASSTSYADYMGFHHMQSMDSRGQPSGAWGAHYGLQREDWNAYDPGPSSTVTPAHMNGSSPGQVSYSSADYSGLDPVGSRALPSVDTINTEQISPHNQRHSSYEWMRKTVQSTSTGKTRTKEKYRVVYTDHQRLELEKEFHYNRYITIRRKSELAAHLRLSERQVKIWFQNRRAKERKLMKKKMTSFDGSSLGSIQSDSGSMSPIPMPDPQTHSEIAGTLFPPPPPPPPPPPPPPTLTMNSLQRNGNLQQVVASQ; this is translated from the exons ATGTATCCAGGATCCATAAggtgcaacaacagcaacaccagCAGCAACAACCTGCCAGCACAAAACTTTGCCTCTAGCACATCTTATGCGGATTACATGGGATTCCATCACATGCAAAGTATGGACAGCCGTGGACAACCTTCAGGGGCATGGGGAGCCCATTATGGCCTGCAAAGGGAGGATTGGAATGCTTATGATCCAGGACCCTCCAGCACGGTGACACCAGCACATATGAATGGATCTTCTCCCGGGCAGGTTTCTTACAGTTCTGCTGATTACAGTGGCCTGGATCCTGTTGGCTCAAGGGCTTTACCATCTGTAGATACAATTAACACAGAGCAAATCTCTCCACACAACCAAAGACACAGCTCTTACGAATGGATGAGGAAAACAGTCCAGTCCACTTCAACAG gaaaaacaagaacaaaagagaagTATCGTGTTGTTTACACAGACCATCAAAGATTAGAACTGGAGAAGGAATTCCACTACAACAGATACATTACAATTCGACGGAAGTCAGAACTTGCTGCACACTTGCGACTTTCTGAGAGACAG GTAAAAATTTGGTTCCAGAATCGCagagccaaagaaagaaaattaatgaagaagaaaatgacCAGTTTTGATGGCAGCAGCCTTGGTTCCATCCAGAGTGACTCTGGTTCAATGAGTCCAATTCCAATGCCTGACCCACAGACTCATTCAGAAATAGCTGGTACTTtatttcctccacctcctcctcctccaccacctccaccaccaccaccaactctTACAATGAATAGCTTACAACGTAATGGGAATCTTCAGCAAGTTGTGGCATCTCAGTAA